In the Caenorhabditis elegans chromosome X genome, one interval contains:
- the T01C1.4 gene encoding Ovule protein (Confirmed by transcript evidence): MTNVMVSTMPIDDEDHHEYCMDMFHESHKDNTLPLITTTPDMPATIRTQDRPVVLYMAPVHKQENENKCVCGKDGDSSASGISKGIQKVTIQ, from the exons ATGACTAACGTAATGGTTTCTACAATGCCAATTGATGACGAGGATCATCATGAATATTGTATGGATATGTTTCATGAATCACATAAAGATAATACTCTACCACTAATTACAACAACACCAGATATGCCTGCAACG attagaACACAAGATCGTCCTGTGGTTCTTTACATGGCACCTGTTCATAAACAGGAAAACGAAAACAAATGTGTATGTGGAAAAGATGGTGATAGCAGCGCTTCTGGCATTTCGAAGGGAATCCAAAAAGTTACAATTCAATGa
- the mbr-1 gene encoding Mblk-1-related factor 1 (Confirmed by transcript evidence), producing MNSEPKPGLAMSSHFMGTDNQDQYKGTYAMNRLSIANLLNSPSSTLPTGNDFQNFGLERQINEGVLPQLLQNPWAINFWLQFQNAQLQPHLQYAALACSLVTENPLDLSNKTMNMLQKIGVFNSVTKSEDDESVAPEKPVDESLNKSNILRRNYTVEDLTQAVEDIRQGKLGTRRASVVYGIPRSTLRNKIYKLEAEGAIPSKVRRGKIAARRAEAEQKRCVEATAAAALLDAFGNQSDSSSSSPHASMCPSSPDSTNSSLEGTGETPEMSDKKSCSPLDPKWLESIWQNLFKTQGNVVPVDSANISNVDTHTPTPISEKSQKMHGNEEWKRSRPKRGQYRKYDKNALDEAVRSVRRGEMTVHRAGSFFGVPHSTLEYKVKERNLMRKKKDCLYSHDSSTSEDGSQLVTSTISEKSDSSSHTSTPIPFPISLV from the exons ACTCACCATCGTCAACATTACCAACtggaaatgattttcaaaactttggatTGGAACGAC AAATCAACGAGGGTGTACTGCCACAATTATTGCAAAACCCGTGGGCTATCAATTTCTGGCTCCAATTTCAAAACGCACAACTTCAACCTCATTTGCAATACGCGGCTTTGGCTTGCAGTCTTGTCACGGAAAATCCTCTGGATTTGAGTAATAAG ACAATGAATATGCTCcagaaaattggagttttcaaCAGCGTGACGAAAAGTGAAGATGATGAATCGGTTGCACCAGAAAA accagTAGATGAATCGTTAAACAAATCGAATATTTTGAGGAGAAACTACACTGTGGAGGATTTGACCCAAGCAGTGGAGGACATTCGACAAGGAAAACTTGGAACAAGAAG GGCATCTGTGGTATACGGTATTCCTCGATCAACTCTacgaaacaaaatttataagCTCGAAGCGGAAGGGGCAATCCCATCAAAAGTTCGCCGTGGAAAAATAGCGGCGCGACGAGCCGAAGCGGAGCAAAAAAGATGTGTTGAGGCGACGGCGGCGGCTGCTTTATTGGACGCGTTCGGCAATCAATCTGACTCATCCTCATCTTCACCTCATGCCTCAATGTGCCCAAGCTCACCTGACAGCACAAATAGCAGTTTAGAAGGGACCGGTGAGACGCCGGAGATGTCTGACAAG AAGTCGTGTTCCCCCTTGGACCCCAAGTGGCTTGAGTCTATCTGGCAGAACTTGTTCAAAACTCAAGGAAATGTGGTCCCAGTGGATAGTGCAAACATTTCTAACGTTGATACCCATACTCCTACGCCGATTTCGGAGAAGTCTCAGAAAATGCATGGAAATGAGGAGTGGAAGAGGAGCAGGCCGAAGAGAGGACAATATAG AAAATATGACAAAAATGCTCTGGACGAAGCTGTGAGAAGTGTCCGTCGAGGGGAAATGACTGTTCATCGAGCGGGTAGCTTTTTTGGTGTTCCTCACTCCACTCTTGAGTATAAG GTTAAAGAAAGAAATTTGATGCGAAAAAAGAAGGACTGCCTCTACAGCCATGACTCTTCAACCAGTGAAGATGGTAGCCAACTTGTTACGTCTACAATTTCTGAGAAATCCGATTCGTCTTCCCACACTTCCACTCCGATTCCATTTCCCATTTCACTTGTTTAG